The genomic interval CTTCTTGCTTTTTTCGTAGTATCTCCCAACATGGCAGGATTATTGATTATAACTACTTGTGTTCACATGATTTAGGGAGATGTAGTTGTACATTTCTTGATTAATTTAAGATTCTCTATTGAATCTCTTTATGAATCTGTTGTTACCTGTGTCAAATCATACATATATTGTTATTTTGCTGTATCTTACTTCCAGTTATCATTTAGAAATAACCATTTTATTGTAGACAGCAAAATGAAGTGACagtgtataaacaaaataaatatgtaatatgtaAAGATGTCTTGTCTCTAAAACTATAAATCACCCAgctatattttttgttgcagGACTACAAAAATATACACATCTGAATCTAGATATTATTGCTGGGATTATCATCTGTAGATACTGCggaaatttatatacaaaattaagaGAATTCATTCGTCATTTTTACACAAATCATTGTATGAATAGAAAGAAAGTACAATCTAAAAGGAGGTTGCACCAGAAAAATCTATGTTACAGAAGAATACAAGAAACTAACTCTGCCATTGCGAGAACTTTTCATAAAGATGttaaaaatgaattagaaatagTTGAACATGATATGAAAAAGGAGAAAGATACCAGTTTCACTGATAATTTCGAGTTGAATTTGGATGAAGTTagtaagaaattgaagaaaagtgATTCAAAGGATTTTTTGCTTGCTCACAAAAAAGAAAAGTCATTCAAATGTAATCTTTGTTTAAAGACATTCCCACAGAAAACTCAATTAGACTCACACTCAAGTATTCATATgggagaaaaaatattgaagtgtCACAGTTGCTCGGAATTATTTCCATGGAAAACTAATTTAATTAACCATCTGTGTATtcacacaggagaaaagccatataaatgtgacatttgcttaaaaactttttcacataattttctattaaaaagaCATTTGCTTAGTCACTCAGGAGTTAAGCCATTTAAATGTGATGTTTGTTCAAAATCTTATACAAGGAAAAGTCATTTGATGGAACATTTACCTattcatacaggagaaaagccatatGAATGtaaagtttgttttaaaaatttttcaaggaaatatcaattcaatattcatttgCGCAGACACACAAGAGAAAAtacattcaaatgtgatatttgtttgaaagATTTCCCACAGAAATCTCAATTGAAATCACACTCACGTATTCACACTGGAGAAAAACCATTTAAGTGTGACACTTGCTTGGCAACTTTTTCATGGAAAGGTAATTTAATTTCTCATATGCGTACCcacacaggagaaaaaccaTATAAATGTAAGAtttgtttaagaaaattttcacGAGAATATGTATTGAATGGACATTTGCTTAGTCACACAGgtgaaaaaccattcaaatgttaCATTTGCACAAAAAGTTTcacacaaaaaaaatgtttgaaggaACATTTACTTACTCATACagaagaaaaaccatttaaatgtgacatttgctcaaaaacttttttaaagaaatattatttgaatgaacATTTACGTGTTCACGcaggagaaaaaccatttaaatgtgAGATTTGTTTAGGAAAATTTTCTaggaaatataatttgaatttacattTACGAAGACACAAGAATGAAATGCCATTCAAGTGTGACACTTGCTTGAAATCTTTTGTACGGAAAATAAGCTTAATTGAACATCTACAGActcatacaggagaaaaaccatATGAATGTaacatttgttcaaaaaatttttcacggaAATATCAATTGAATCTGCATATGCGTAGTCACACaaaagaaaaaccattcaaatgtgacatttgtttgaaaaatttttcttataaaaataaccTCAGTAAACATTTACATATTCATAATGGAGTAAAGCCATTTAAATGcgatatttgtttgaaaactttttcacagaAGAACAATTTGAATATACATTTGCGTAGTCACTCTGGAgtaaaaccattcaaatgtgacatttgtttgaaaactttttcgcAAAAACATAATTGGAATATACATttacaaaatcataaagaaaaGCCATTCCATTGTGAAGTTtgctcaaaaaatttttctgataaaaataatctcaataTACATTCATGTATCCATAAAGGTGTAAAGCCATTTAAATGTGAAGTTTGCTCAAAATCTTTTtcacagaaaaataatttgaatagacATTTGCGTTGTCACACAGgggaaaagccattcaaatgtgaaatttgttccaaaactttttcacaaaaacaTAATTGGAATATACATTTACAAAATCACAAGAAAGAAAAGCTATTCAAATGTTAAAActtgtttacaatttttttcatggaaaaattatttaattacacaTCTGTCCAGTGACCCAAGAGGAAAGCcattaaaatgagaaaaaatgtatatttgataattcatttGTACAGTTTGCCAGTTTTTTACAAACATTTTATTGtgattaacaaataaatttttatttaaaatatgatagttgttttaatcacaaaataaatgatttatttttcattactataataaataatactcaataagaaaataaatattttttggtgaTAACAAAACAACACAGTTGAAATGATGATGACACTTTGGAAGATAtcaataatttaacaataaataatgagaaattgaTTGTTAATGATGATGTTGCTTCAAATATTGAGAATGACATTAATTTAGATTTAGCTGAAATTAAGCAAGTAGTGATTTTTAATGTTGGAATATCACAAGAAGTGTTTGATATACAATTAGCACATTATGAAGAAGGGAACACACACAGATATCGGTCTCAATTCATTTGAGCTGCAAAGGGAATTATCTTGAACGAAAATGTgtttgttgaattatttgttaCTAATCTTGAACTGAGCCCAATTATgttatcatgaaaaaaaaaaaaacattaaaattacgATAGGGTGTTTGaacttatttttgaatttcgaaACTAAATTTATAACCTTTCAGTACCTTTATAAGTTTCagctaatttttcaattgaaattgattgCATTATCTTCTGTTGGTTTTatgcattatttattttgtcaaaataaaactaatctgTTAATGTAACACCACGTGTATTTGTGCATATTAGaatcagtgttgccacaatttaaaagctgaatgtaaaaattgaactagaaaatgtactagattgtaccaactttaaacaaatttaataaaattatagaaagatgtataaacataagttaatttattattattaataataataatttctatctgaataaaaaaattccgcCTCTGGTATAGTACGTGCTCCCAGTTGGAGAAATTGGGAGAAAACGAACTCagggaaaatgtattagaaaaaaggagaaatgtactagcgtataaaatacactaaaatgtactaaaattgtacaattgtacTAGCTCTGGCAACACTGATTATAATCGTCTTTTCTCAAATCCAAAACTGGCCTCAACCCCCATGCCTGTTGAGCCAATTAATTGTATCTTTTAATTGCCTCGAAAATGACTTTATATACATTGTCGGGATTATGGATATGGTAAACGTGTATATACACtttatttatcaattctttattaataaattagtaCAACTACACAAAAAACCTAATATTACTAATATCACTTCcggtttttcaataaaatctttttaattgCGTATGATACATtcgattatattatatttcaaatcgtAAGTCATGTTCATCAGCTATTTTTTgctaatcaataaaatttaatatattcaagTTTTCGAAAAGCTTGTGTTTACTTAAAACTGTAAGTTCCTTCATAAAATATGTGTCAGCAATAAATCAAAACAACATTTTTGCTAACTACTTCTCGAATTACTTACACCGACTTACTTTTATCTCCAGGTATTGGCTCTTTTTTGCAGAGAACACAGTAGCAAGGCATATTCGACAacaaatgtttaataatatttatcacattATTTACATTGggcaaatataatatttatttacagacAAACAGTGTTTAAATAGGGACCGTTAGCGTCAGATCAGGACCTAATGGTTAAgtttgaatttctggaactgttgatGGTATTCATACTGAATCCACTGTTTACATCAACAATCACAactacactatctgacgcgtgcttccataaccaagttatcgtcttcagagactcaaggtaaacagtttacctccCAGCGAACCAGAACGATGATCGAATCCGTCAAATAAGTTATGTGCGACTCCTAGGACAACATAAACTGTGCAAGGAGGTTAGCACCAGACAATTCTAGTTGTAGACAGTATACATCTAGGTATCTTGAAGGAATTGAGAACttcaatttgatttgaaaattctaaCCGTATTAATATTGCCCTACACTTGTGACTGAACCTGGAATGAATAgcttgaaaatttttgtttgggGTTCTAGGTCGTCCATATAAAAATCATGTTTAGTAATTTGCGAGAATCtcagattttcattttctattttagtgctaaatatattcaaaaccaTAGTAGCTAGAAATCAACTGCCAGTCAATCCGTAAATGATAGCATTCAGCTCATAATGCATTATACTTTTTAAAACTTGACTTAAGTAAGCTAAGCCCAGAACTCGTAAGGCTGCTTCCGTTGAAGACTACTCAAACTTTAGTTGTCTTGCTAGTggtttttagtcgaatttttcaaagacaggtaggcatgactagaagaaaaatgggggccACATCATTtctcccatgttttgagacctcctgaacacgattatgatggtttttcgaatgtctagtttatctatatatatatatatatatatatatatatatatatatatatatatatatatatatatatatatatatatatatatatatatatatatataataaaactaagtCGATAAAATGTGCGTGCCGATAAAACTTAAAAAGGAGTCCCGACACGATAAAGGGACTTATGTGGTGTGATAGCCCTTTATCCCTCCTGGAACAAGAAAGTTCCCGTTTTAATCTAAAGGGCATGTTTTAAGGGACTTTCCGACCCTTCAACTTGGAAATTAAGTCCAGTGGCGCCATCTGTTATCGAATATTTGAACTTCGTTCAAGACAACTCCAATAGTCATAGTGTATAGTCTCTATAGTTGCGAGCCATTGTAGCATGTGTAGTAGTggcgcgaaatttaaaattccaatttcaataaaatcttaaatttcatttgttactataataaagttgttaaattttgtgtatttatacgTGATTATTTAACGTATATTTTGGAGTTAAAGCgacataattttagttatcCAAATTagttctcaaaatatttaaaaatttaggttTTTAAATTTCGCGCCTTTACTACATACGCTACCGCTACAGAAGCTAGAAAGTTCCCGTTTTAATCTAAAGGGCGTGTTTCTAAAGATATAAGAAACTTTCCAACCCTACAACTTGGAAATTAAGTATAGTGGCGCCATCTGTTATCGAATATTTGAACTTCATTCAGGACAACGATTGTTTGGGTTGCATTTCCAAAAGCGTTGCGAGCAATTGTAGCATGTGTAGTAGTggcgcgaaatttaaaattccaatttcaataaagtcttaaatttaatttgttgctATAATAAAACTGACCAAACGACCGGCCTCATTGAACTTAATAGTGATTTCTGTAATATAGCCACTACTGAAGACGAACTAATCGACaaaatttatccaaatattaTTCAGAACTATACTAATGCAGAGTGGTTATTTCAAAGAGCAATTTTGGccactaaaaataatattgttgacgatatcaattttaatattctaaagaaaatacctggtgaagagaaaatatataaatcgatCGACACGATGGTATCCATTGAAGAAAGTGTCAACTTCCCCACTGAATTTCTAAACTCTTTACAAGTACCAGGAATGCCATTACACTGCCTTCGTCTGAAAATTGAAACTCCAATCATACTACTCAGAAATCTCAACTCCCCAAAATTATGTAATGGAACTAGAATGATCGTAAAACAGCTATCGAATAATATCATTGAAGCTGAACTTATTTCTGGAAAGACCAAAGGACAGACAGTATTTATACCTAGAATACCTCTGATCTCTTCGGAATTgccatttcaatttaaaagactgcagtttccaataaaattagCCTTTAGTTTTACAATTAACAAAGCGCAAGGACaaactttaaaatattgtgGCATTAACCTCAAAGAATCCTGCTTCTCTCACGGTCAGCTATATGTAGCTAGCTCAAGAGTaggaaatccaaaaaatttatgtatatatactccggacaataaaatgaaaaatgttgtttataaacaagtattgtaaataatgagaaaacgttttcaataaacttttttttttactttttacgtcatagtttatttttttatttcgactcTACCACGTCATCTCATATCAACTCCCGGGCGAAGCCGGGTTTTTTAgctagtatatatatataattcttattttcgtctctcgagcaattgccatttgtccgatttggttcaaaattagcgtacatggcttttttggcggcggattgatgttattagagtttggttgaaaacaaatggatatttcgaggggtctcagtgcaaaaaaagtggtttttgacctttgctcacctctgcaggtcaaacgaaaagcgactgaaaaatgaaatttcacatgtaggttcaattagttgcgagatgatttcctgtctaaggtcgaaactttccatctccacccctctccattttatggtcatttttgttatattttcttattttttggccagaaaaagtttaactagagggttcgaacttcgcatgcaagtaggggtgatgttgaagaattgtctttatcaagttcaaagttttctccttcagttcttctagcacaaaacgtccgaaatcattttgatcgttgtaattgttgaattggaccgcctcctatttaatgaataatacgagtatgatcgttgctagggtgattttttttacttcccattttcgaaatttcttgtcattatgacaattttttctttgttgtcaattggaattgaaaaattcgactttcgtgatggagctctacCGCTCACGGCTTTTTATTTAACTCACATTCTTTAAATATCACATAATATTGTTAACGAAGCTCGGGGTCCTTTTTTGAACGTTTTCCAGTTGAAATCTCCTCAATACtgaaaattttagttaaaaagcaGTTTAACCATACAACGTCTTAAGCTAtctttcgaaatattttaataaaacctaAACCTAAAACCTAACTTAATTTAATCAAACTGTACATCGTCCAATAACCAAAA from Diorhabda sublineata isolate icDioSubl1.1 chromosome 8, icDioSubl1.1, whole genome shotgun sequence carries:
- the LOC130447985 gene encoding zinc finger protein 260-like, which translates into the protein MSVWQQVVKEDMDIQNDVCWSMNIKQELSDDFAEIAFKNVNDIDIIKEELLDELNKAEIHEESIVAIVPTTKNISTHKVNITNIRNKFKYSGRRHKAKGLQKYTHLNLDIIAGIIICRYCGNLYTKLREFIRHFYTNHCMNRKKVQSKRRLHQKNLCYRRIQETNSAIARTFHKDVKNELEIVEHDMKKEKDTSFTDNFELNLDEVSKKLKKSDSKDFLLAHKKEKSFKCNLCLKTFPQKTQLDSHSSIHMGEKILKCHSCSELFPWKTNLINHLCIHTGEKPYKCDICLKTFSHNFLLKRHLLSHSGVKPFKCDVCSKSYTRKSHLMEHLPIHTGEKPYECKVCFKNFSRKYQFNIHLRRHTRENTFKCDICLKDFPQKSQLKSHSRIHTGEKPFKCDTCLATFSWKGNLISHMRTHTGEKPYKCKICLRKFSREYVLNGHLLSHTGEKPFKCYICTKSFTQKKCLKEHLLTHTEEKPFKCDICSKTFLKKYYLNEHLRVHAGEKPFKCEICLGKFSRKYNLNLHLRRHKNEMPFKCDTCLKSFVRKISLIEHLQTHTGEKPYECNICSKNFSRKYQLNLHMRSHTKEKPFKCDICLKNFSYKNNLSKHLHIHNGVKPFKCDICLKTFSQKNNLNIHLRSHSGVKPFKCDICLKTFSQKHNWNIHLQNHKEKPFHCEVCSKNFSDKNNLNIHSCIHKGVKPFKCEVCSKSFSQKNNLNRHLRCHTGEKPFKCEICSKTFSQKHNWNIHLQNHKKEKLFKC